One region of Budorcas taxicolor isolate Tak-1 chromosome 3, Takin1.1, whole genome shotgun sequence genomic DNA includes:
- the LOC128044627 gene encoding antigen-presenting glycoprotein CD1d codes for MSGTGRRAERGSRAGKRADDRGGRAETDAPREVVSLIHQPENLLLPASSCLAPGDRARFRASRHHPFFPNLTVSFFLFFLLLPSVLSLPFPRLLRSVFSPAPQTSFPFRGLQISSFANLSWTRTDGLAWLGELQPYTWRNESSTIRFLKDWSQGTFSDQQWEQLQHTFQVYRSSFTRDIREFVKMLPGDYPFEIQVSGGCELLPRNISESFLRAAFQGRDVLSFQGMSWVSAPDAPPWSQEVCKVLNGDQGTKETVHWLLHDICPELVKGLMQTGKSELEKQVKPEAWLSSGPSPGPDRLLLVCHVSGFYPKPVWVMWMRGEQEEPGTQQGDVMPNADSTWYLRVTLDVAAGEAAGLSCRVKHSSLGDQDIILHWDGKRVSRGLIVVLVILVFVLLFVGGLVFWFRKHRRYQDIP; via the exons ATGAGTGGAACCGGGCGGAGGGCGGAGAGAGGGAGCCGAGCAGGGAAACGGGCCGACGATCGCGGCGGGCGGGCGGAGACTGATGCACCTCGAGAAGTCGTGAGCTTGATCCACCAGCCCGAGAACCTGTTACTCCCTGCTTCCAGCTGCTTGGCCCCTGGAGACCGAGCTCGATTCAGAGCCAGCAGACATCACCCTTTCTTCCCAAACctaactgtttctttctttctttttttcttgcttctccCTTCTGTGCTCTCCCTCCCGTTTCCCCGGCTCCTCCGATCTGTATTCTCTCCAGCCCCGCAAACGTCTTTCCCCTTCCGCGGCCTCCAGATCTCCTCCTTCGCCAACCTCAGCTGGACGCGCACGGACGGCCTCGCGTGGCTGGGGGAGCTGCAGCCCTATACTTGGCGCAATGAGTCGAGCACCATCCGCTTCCTGAAGGATTGGTCTCAGGGCACATTCAGCGACCAGCAGTGGGAGCAGCTGCAGCATACATTTCAGGTTTATCGCAGCAGCTTCACCAGGGACATCCGGGAATTCGTGAAAATGCTGCCCGGCGACT ATCCTTTTGAGATCCAGGTATCTGGAGGATGTGAGTTACTCCCGAGGAACATCTCAGAAAGCTTCTTACGTGCAGCATTTCAAGGAAGGGATGTCCTGAGTTTCCAAGGAATGTCTTGGGTGTCAGCCCCGGATGCCCCCCCTTGGAGCCAGGAGGTCTGCAAGGTGCTCAATGGGGACCAAGGGACCAAGGAGACGGTGCACTGGCTCCTCCATGACATCTGCCCCGAGTTGGTCAAAGGCCTCATGCAGACCGGGAAGTCCGAGCTGGAGAAGCAAG TGAAGCCAGAGGCTTGGCTTTCCAGTGGCCCCAGTCCTGGGCCTGACCGTCTGCTGCTGGTGTGCCACGTCTCAGGATTCTACCCAAAACCTGTGTGGGTGATGTGGATGAGGGGTGagcaggaggagcctggcactCAGCAAGGAGACGTCATGCCCAATGCCGACTCGACTTGGTATCTGCGAGTAACCCTGGATGTGGcggctggggaggcggctggcttgAGTTGCCGAGTGAAGCACAGCAGTCTAGGAGACCAGGACATCATCCTGCACTGGG ATGGGAAACGTGTCTCCAGGGGCTTGATCGTCGTCCTGGTAATACTGGTGTTCGTCCTTCTGTTTGTTGGAGGCTTAGTCTTCTGGTTTAGGAAGCACCG CCGCTATCAAGATATCCCATGA